In Cyclobacteriaceae bacterium, the DNA window CATATCACTTACAATTAACTTCATTTTCCAACTTTATGCCCTGTACTCTTATTCCACAGTTGATAGATAGCTGGCAATGTCACCAGCGTAAGAATGGTGGCAGAGATTAATCCACAAATCACAACAACCGCCAAAGGCTTTTGTGTCTCCGATCCTATCCCCGTTGACAACGCCGCAGGCAGCAATCCTAAGCCCGCCATCAATGCTGTCATGACAACAGGACGAACACGGGTCATCGCTCCTTCAATAATGGCTTCTTTCAATTCCAGTCCCTGATCATACATTTTATTAAATACATCTACCATGATCACACCATTCTGAACACAGACACCAAAGAGTGCTATGAATCCAACTCCTGCTGAGATGCTGAAATTGATTCCCCCAAAGTAGAGACCCAGGATCCCTCCGATTAAAGCAAAAGGCACATTCAGCAAAACGATACCAGCATACTTCAATGAATTGAACATGAAGAACAACCACATAAAGATCAACGTAATGGAAATCGGCACTACAATTTTTAATTGATTAGTGGCCCGCACCTGGTTTTCAAATTCACCATTCCACGTCATCTGATATCCCTTACCAAGCTTCACAGCTGCACCAACTTTCCCCTGTGCTTCTGCAATGGTGCTTCCCAGATCGCGCCCGCGAACGGAGAATTTAATCGGAATGAATCGTTGATTAGCCTCACGATAAACAAAGGCGGGTCCCGTCTGACGAATGATATCAGCTATTTCTGACATAGGAATTTTTGTTCCATTGGTACACGGAACCATCAGCTTACCAATCTCCTTTTCTGATTTTCTATATTCAGGAGAGAAGCGAACGCGAATATCAAATCTTCTTTCACCTTCATAAAAAGTAGAAACCTTCTTTCCGCCAACAGCCATCTCGATCAGGTTATTGGCCTCAACCACATTTGCACCGTAGCGAGCCATCTTGAGTCGATTCAGCTCAACGCGTAATTCAGGCTGACCCAGGCTTTTAAAAATCCCCAGATCCTGAACGCCACGAATCGTTGCCATTATATTTCTTACGCTATCAGCTTTTCGCTCCAGCACAACAAAGTCATCACCAAAAATCTTGATCGCCATTTCACCCTTTACACCTGAAACAGCCTCCTGAACGTTGTCTGAAATAGGTTGGGAAAATCCAAAGACGATACCCGGAAACTCAGCAAGCAATTTATCCTGCATGTCCTTGATGATCTCTTCTTTTGAAACGCCGCGTGTCCAATCATCTTTTGGATATAAATCGACGAAGAACTCAACATTGAAGAATCCGGTTGGATCCGTTCCATCATTTGGACGACCATTCTGTGAAATGACACCCTTCACTTCGGGATACTTTGTAAATATCTGACGCATCTCACCCGAGATCACATTTGCTCTTGAGAACGTGATGCTTTGAGGCATACTTGCTCTTACATAAATTGAACCTTCATTCAATTGCGGAAGAAATTCTGTTCCCAGCTGACCACCGATTCCAAGACTCACAAGCAACAGAGCAACAGAAAGTCCAATGCTCAGTTTAGGTTTTGAAAGCGACCATTCAAGAGCTGGTTTGTAAACTCTCTCAAGTGATTTAACGAGGATATTATCACGCTCTCTTACATTCTTCTTCAATAATATCTGACATAGTACAGGAACAAGAGTGAGCGTAAAGATCAATGCTCCGGCCAATGCAAACCCAATGGTGTAAGCCAATGGACTGAACATCTTACCCTCCACTTTTTGGAATGCAAAAATTGGCAAGAGAGCAGTGATAATGATAAGCTTGGAGTATAAAATAGGCTTACCCATTTCAACTGAAATTCTTTTAACCATACCCATTTTTGCCATGGGATTGAATTTGGCGAGACCTAATTCATGCTGCCTATGCGCGAGATAAACAAAGACTCCTTCCACCATCACCACCGCACCATCAATGATAATTCCGAAGTCAATAGCACCAATAGAAAGAAGATTGGCAGACATGCCTTTGATCTTCATACAAATGAATGCAAACAGCAGCGCCAGCGGAATGATGATCGCCACGATAACGGTTGTTCTCCAGTCCAAGAGGAAAATGGAAAGAATGAAGGTTACTAATAACATTCCCACTATCAGATTCTCCATGACCGTATGAGTGGTCAGGTTAACAAGAGTCGTGCGATCATAAAAAACTTTGATCTTTACGCCATCCGGCAATACTCTGCCGTTAAGATCGTCGATGGTAGTATTAAGAAGCTGAAGAACCTCACTTGGATTTTCTCCCTTGCGAAGAAGAACAATACCCTCCACAACATCCTGTTCATCTCCACGTCCGACTTTCCCAAGTCTTGGCTTATAGGATTCTGTAACCTCAGCAACATCTTTCACGAAAATGGGTGTTCCATTTATGTTCTTAACGATGATTGTTTCGATGTCGGACATTTTTTTGATCAGACCCAGGCCCCGAACTAAAAATGTCTGTGGACCACTTTCTATTACGTCACCTCCGACGTTTCCATTGTTTTCCTGGACGGCATCAAAAACATCTTCAGCTGAGAATTGATAAGCAATGAGGCGATTGGGATCCAATGTCACCTCGAAGATCTTTACCTCACCACCAAAGCTGATCACATCAGCAACGCCTGAAACTCCTTTTAGCCTTTTATCAATTACCCAATCCTGAATCTCTTTAAGTTCACGTATTGACTTGCCTTCTCCTGCAAGAGTGTACCGGTAAATTTCTCCGGTTGGTCCGGAGGGAGGCTGAACTTCTGCTTCCGCACCATCAGGCAAAGTGACGTTCTCGATTTGATTATACACTACCTGGCGTGCATAGAAATCATCTACATCATCATCGAAAAAGATCGTTACAACCGAAAGACCGAAAAGTGAAATCGAACGGAGGCTTGTCTTTTTTGGAACAACATTCAACTCCATTTCTACAGGAATGGTGACGAACTTTTCCATTTCTTCGGCACTTCTTCCAGGCCACTGGGTAATGATAACAACACGGGTGTTGATCACATCGGGAAATGCTTCAATAGGCGTCGCTAAAAAACTGCGAATACCCAGCGCGACGATAACGAAGGTTCCCATAAAAACAATCATCTTGTTCTTAAGAGAGAATGTTATGATCGACTTGATAAATTTATTCATGAGTATGAGTCGTGCTGTGAAACTTTATTTCAGGTTGTAACCGGTTAGTACAAAAAGAGATCCTTCAGCGATGATGCGATCTCCTTCTTTTATACCTCCTTTGATTTCCGTGCTTTGGTTATAATTTTTTCCTACCAACACTT includes these proteins:
- a CDS encoding efflux RND transporter permease subunit, with amino-acid sequence MNKFIKSIITFSLKNKMIVFMGTFVIVALGIRSFLATPIEAFPDVINTRVVIITQWPGRSAEEMEKFVTIPVEMELNVVPKKTSLRSISLFGLSVVTIFFDDDVDDFYARQVVYNQIENVTLPDGAEAEVQPPSGPTGEIYRYTLAGEGKSIRELKEIQDWVIDKRLKGVSGVADVISFGGEVKIFEVTLDPNRLIAYQFSAEDVFDAVQENNGNVGGDVIESGPQTFLVRGLGLIKKMSDIETIIVKNINGTPIFVKDVAEVTESYKPRLGKVGRGDEQDVVEGIVLLRKGENPSEVLQLLNTTIDDLNGRVLPDGVKIKVFYDRTTLVNLTTHTVMENLIVGMLLVTFILSIFLLDWRTTVIVAIIIPLALLFAFICMKIKGMSANLLSIGAIDFGIIIDGAVVMVEGVFVYLAHRQHELGLAKFNPMAKMGMVKRISVEMGKPILYSKLIIITALLPIFAFQKVEGKMFSPLAYTIGFALAGALIFTLTLVPVLCQILLKKNVRERDNILVKSLERVYKPALEWSLSKPKLSIGLSVALLLVSLGIGGQLGTEFLPQLNEGSIYVRASMPQSITFSRANVISGEMRQIFTKYPEVKGVISQNGRPNDGTDPTGFFNVEFFVDLYPKDDWTRGVSKEEIIKDMQDKLLAEFPGIVFGFSQPISDNVQEAVSGVKGEMAIKIFGDDFVVLERKADSVRNIMATIRGVQDLGIFKSLGQPELRVELNRLKMARYGANVVEANNLIEMAVGGKKVSTFYEGERRFDIRVRFSPEYRKSEKEIGKLMVPCTNGTKIPMSEIADIIRQTGPAFVYREANQRFIPIKFSVRGRDLGSTIAEAQGKVGAAVKLGKGYQMTWNGEFENQVRATNQLKIVVPISITLIFMWLFFMFNSLKYAGIVLLNVPFALIGGILGLYFGGINFSISAGVGFIALFGVCVQNGVIMVDVFNKMYDQGLELKEAIIEGAMTRVRPVVMTALMAGLGLLPAALSTGIGSETQKPLAVVVICGLISATILTLVTLPAIYQLWNKSTGHKVGK